From Triticum aestivum cultivar Chinese Spring chromosome 4A, IWGSC CS RefSeq v2.1, whole genome shotgun sequence, a single genomic window includes:
- the LOC123086142 gene encoding uncharacterized protein isoform X2 has translation MDPIQRQALPTKHINQDVKESMMGSESVISPNLMLLSDEALLTISVVFAYLAGVAPSRPTIPRTRNPSANQHLTAPISSDSGRNGKRLLDKSTASDPNDTWNEVRAKLSEALEANGQDTSSDSRDEGLKNDRKNYPLSMLAIHGGPRLRLLLITFQHLEMEARNVSGSFQLLDGIRWSEVSVMLIDSLIEPAFMKWIEEEQALENGKIDEKLMMVISRKIKEDNGILKRFNRLGKVELYLDLLFFIRFGSARSDSYFDTKFLAENGARILEDLVIFLADVIASIYLEIMSVDGDMPTEVVGSSLALCSLSTRELQKQRNEVAINGWLHQYFESVVSMYEDRFELYVLCRRSCKNTADNRPDKTNWLTIAFRNPSTSTHLDYVCISPFSLPVRRTKELRALTGWRYYYSLFLELSDIAMPFARAVVARVSAAVSYFWVSMIGRSLGLIFSGIRQSLGWK, from the exons ATGGACCCAATCCAGCGGCAAGCTCTCCCCACGAAACATATCAATCAGGATGTCAAAGAG TCAATGATGGGTTCAGAGAGTGTGATCTCACCAAATCTAATGTTGCTCTCCGATGAAGCGCTTCTGACTATCAGCGTAGTTTTTGCATATTTGGCTGGGGTTGCACCCTCTCGACCTACAATACCCCGCACCCGAAATCCCAGCGCCAATCAACATCTTACAGCACCAATCTCCTCTGATTCTGGTAG GAATGGAAAACGTTTGCTTGACAAGAGTACAGCGTCTGACCCCAATGATACATGGAATGAAGTGAGGGCTAAACTTTCTGAAGCCTTAGAAGCAAATGGTCAAGATACCAGTTCTGATAGCAGAGATGAAGGACTAAAAAATGATAGGAAAAACTATCCTTTGAGTATGCTTGCAATTCATGGAGGTCCCAGGTTGCGGCTTCTTCTGATCACATTTCAACATCTTGAAATGGAG GCAAGAAATGTCTCTGGAAGTTTTCAACTTCTAGATGGGATCAGGTGGTCGGAAGTGTCAGTTATGTTGATAGATAGCTTGATTGAACCAGCATTTATGAAATGGATCGAAGAAGAGCAAGCCCTGGAAAATGGCAAGATCGATGAG aagcttatgatggtgattagtagaaaaataaaggaagacaatgggatcttgAAGAGATTCAACAGATTAGGGAAAGTTGAGCTCTATTTGGACCTGCTCTTTTTCATAAGATTTGGTTCTGCAAG GTCTGATAGCTATTTTGATACTAAATTTCTGGCTGAAAATGGAGCAAGGATTTTGGAGGACCTGGTAATTTTCTTGGCTGATGTGATTGCTAGTATTTATCTAGAGATCATGTCAGTTGATGGTGACATGCCTACTGAGGTTGTTGGCTCCAGCTTAGCTTTATGTTCTCTATCGACAAGAGAACTTCAAAAGCAGCGTAATGAG GTGGCAATTAACGGGTGGTTGCACCAGTATTTCGAGTCAGTTGTTTCAATGTACGAGGACAGGTTTGAGTTATATGTTCTATGCAGAAGATCATGCAAGAACACAGCAGATAATCGACCTGATAAAACTAATTGGTTGACCATTGCATTTCGAAATCCTTCCACATCTACTCACCTGGATTATGTTTGCATAAGCCCATTTTCTCTTCCTGTGAGAAGGACAAAGGAGCTAAGAGCACTGACTGGATG GAGGTATTACTACAGCCTTTTCTTGGAGTTGTCGGATATTGCAATGCCTTTTGCACGGGCAGTCGTGGCTAGAGTCAGCGCTGCGGTGTCCTACTTCTGGGTGTCCATGATAGGGAGATCTCTGGGACTGATTTTTTCTGGGATAAGGCAATCGCTGGGCTGGAAATGA
- the LOC123086142 gene encoding uncharacterized protein isoform X3, with protein MMGSESVISPNLMLLSDEALLTISVVFAYLAGVAPSRPTIPRTRNPSANQHLTAPISSDSGRNGKRLLDKSTASDPNDTWNEVRAKLSEALEANGQDTSSDSRDEGLKNDRKNYPLSMLAIHGGPRLRLLLITFQHLEMEARNVSGSFQLLDGIRWSEVSVMLIDSLIEPAFMKWIEEEQALENGKIDEKLMMVISRKIKEDNGILKRFNRLGKVELYLDLLFFIRFGSARSDSYFDTKFLAENGARILEDLVIFLADVIASIYLEIMSVDGDMPTEVVGSSLALCSLSTRELQKQRNEVAINGWLHQYFESVVSMYEDRFELYVLCRRSCKNTADNRPDKTNWLTIAFRNPSTSTHLDYVCISPFSLPVRRTKELRALTGWRYYYSLFLELSDIAMPFARAVVARVSAAVSYFWVSMIGRSLGLIFSGIRQSLGWK; from the exons ATGATGGGTTCAGAGAGTGTGATCTCACCAAATCTAATGTTGCTCTCCGATGAAGCGCTTCTGACTATCAGCGTAGTTTTTGCATATTTGGCTGGGGTTGCACCCTCTCGACCTACAATACCCCGCACCCGAAATCCCAGCGCCAATCAACATCTTACAGCACCAATCTCCTCTGATTCTGGTAG GAATGGAAAACGTTTGCTTGACAAGAGTACAGCGTCTGACCCCAATGATACATGGAATGAAGTGAGGGCTAAACTTTCTGAAGCCTTAGAAGCAAATGGTCAAGATACCAGTTCTGATAGCAGAGATGAAGGACTAAAAAATGATAGGAAAAACTATCCTTTGAGTATGCTTGCAATTCATGGAGGTCCCAGGTTGCGGCTTCTTCTGATCACATTTCAACATCTTGAAATGGAG GCAAGAAATGTCTCTGGAAGTTTTCAACTTCTAGATGGGATCAGGTGGTCGGAAGTGTCAGTTATGTTGATAGATAGCTTGATTGAACCAGCATTTATGAAATGGATCGAAGAAGAGCAAGCCCTGGAAAATGGCAAGATCGATGAG aagcttatgatggtgattagtagaaaaataaaggaagacaatgggatcttgAAGAGATTCAACAGATTAGGGAAAGTTGAGCTCTATTTGGACCTGCTCTTTTTCATAAGATTTGGTTCTGCAAG GTCTGATAGCTATTTTGATACTAAATTTCTGGCTGAAAATGGAGCAAGGATTTTGGAGGACCTGGTAATTTTCTTGGCTGATGTGATTGCTAGTATTTATCTAGAGATCATGTCAGTTGATGGTGACATGCCTACTGAGGTTGTTGGCTCCAGCTTAGCTTTATGTTCTCTATCGACAAGAGAACTTCAAAAGCAGCGTAATGAG GTGGCAATTAACGGGTGGTTGCACCAGTATTTCGAGTCAGTTGTTTCAATGTACGAGGACAGGTTTGAGTTATATGTTCTATGCAGAAGATCATGCAAGAACACAGCAGATAATCGACCTGATAAAACTAATTGGTTGACCATTGCATTTCGAAATCCTTCCACATCTACTCACCTGGATTATGTTTGCATAAGCCCATTTTCTCTTCCTGTGAGAAGGACAAAGGAGCTAAGAGCACTGACTGGATG GAGGTATTACTACAGCCTTTTCTTGGAGTTGTCGGATATTGCAATGCCTTTTGCACGGGCAGTCGTGGCTAGAGTCAGCGCTGCGGTGTCCTACTTCTGGGTGTCCATGATAGGGAGATCTCTGGGACTGATTTTTTCTGGGATAAGGCAATCGCTGGGCTGGAAATGA
- the LOC123086142 gene encoding uncharacterized protein isoform X1: MAECSLATMGGQYRGGWTQSSGKLSPRNISIRMSKRNYIHKIPLPCLPKFNSAKQRKSCAFTSYKFHGRGYKLETQVRCYFFQSMMGSESVISPNLMLLSDEALLTISVVFAYLAGVAPSRPTIPRTRNPSANQHLTAPISSDSGRNGKRLLDKSTASDPNDTWNEVRAKLSEALEANGQDTSSDSRDEGLKNDRKNYPLSMLAIHGGPRLRLLLITFQHLEMEARNVSGSFQLLDGIRWSEVSVMLIDSLIEPAFMKWIEEEQALENGKIDEKLMMVISRKIKEDNGILKRFNRLGKVELYLDLLFFIRFGSARSDSYFDTKFLAENGARILEDLVIFLADVIASIYLEIMSVDGDMPTEVVGSSLALCSLSTRELQKQRNEVAINGWLHQYFESVVSMYEDRFELYVLCRRSCKNTADNRPDKTNWLTIAFRNPSTSTHLDYVCISPFSLPVRRTKELRALTGWRYYYSLFLELSDIAMPFARAVVARVSAAVSYFWVSMIGRSLGLIFSGIRQSLGWK, encoded by the exons ATGGCCGAGTGCTCCTTGGCAACAATGGGAGGCCAGTATCGTGGGGGATGGACCCAATCCAGCGGCAAGCTCTCCCCACGAAACATATCAATCAGGATGTCAAAGAG GAACTACATTCATAAAATTCCCCTTCCATGTCTGCCCAAATTTAATTCAGCGAAACAGCGGAAAAGCTGTGCATTTACCTCTTATAAGTTTCATGGAAGGGGTTACAAGCTGGAGACTCAAGTTAGATGTTATTTCTTTCAGTCAATGATGGGTTCAGAGAGTGTGATCTCACCAAATCTAATGTTGCTCTCCGATGAAGCGCTTCTGACTATCAGCGTAGTTTTTGCATATTTGGCTGGGGTTGCACCCTCTCGACCTACAATACCCCGCACCCGAAATCCCAGCGCCAATCAACATCTTACAGCACCAATCTCCTCTGATTCTGGTAG GAATGGAAAACGTTTGCTTGACAAGAGTACAGCGTCTGACCCCAATGATACATGGAATGAAGTGAGGGCTAAACTTTCTGAAGCCTTAGAAGCAAATGGTCAAGATACCAGTTCTGATAGCAGAGATGAAGGACTAAAAAATGATAGGAAAAACTATCCTTTGAGTATGCTTGCAATTCATGGAGGTCCCAGGTTGCGGCTTCTTCTGATCACATTTCAACATCTTGAAATGGAG GCAAGAAATGTCTCTGGAAGTTTTCAACTTCTAGATGGGATCAGGTGGTCGGAAGTGTCAGTTATGTTGATAGATAGCTTGATTGAACCAGCATTTATGAAATGGATCGAAGAAGAGCAAGCCCTGGAAAATGGCAAGATCGATGAG aagcttatgatggtgattagtagaaaaataaaggaagacaatgggatcttgAAGAGATTCAACAGATTAGGGAAAGTTGAGCTCTATTTGGACCTGCTCTTTTTCATAAGATTTGGTTCTGCAAG GTCTGATAGCTATTTTGATACTAAATTTCTGGCTGAAAATGGAGCAAGGATTTTGGAGGACCTGGTAATTTTCTTGGCTGATGTGATTGCTAGTATTTATCTAGAGATCATGTCAGTTGATGGTGACATGCCTACTGAGGTTGTTGGCTCCAGCTTAGCTTTATGTTCTCTATCGACAAGAGAACTTCAAAAGCAGCGTAATGAG GTGGCAATTAACGGGTGGTTGCACCAGTATTTCGAGTCAGTTGTTTCAATGTACGAGGACAGGTTTGAGTTATATGTTCTATGCAGAAGATCATGCAAGAACACAGCAGATAATCGACCTGATAAAACTAATTGGTTGACCATTGCATTTCGAAATCCTTCCACATCTACTCACCTGGATTATGTTTGCATAAGCCCATTTTCTCTTCCTGTGAGAAGGACAAAGGAGCTAAGAGCACTGACTGGATG GAGGTATTACTACAGCCTTTTCTTGGAGTTGTCGGATATTGCAATGCCTTTTGCACGGGCAGTCGTGGCTAGAGTCAGCGCTGCGGTGTCCTACTTCTGGGTGTCCATGATAGGGAGATCTCTGGGACTGATTTTTTCTGGGATAAGGCAATCGCTGGGCTGGAAATGA